Sequence from the Candidatus Omnitrophota bacterium genome:
ATATGCGTGCGAAACACCATCCGCCCTTCCTCGTCCGTATTGAAGCAGAAATCGGTGTCTCGCATAGTTTGTTCAAGTTTGGGGAAGAGATGGGCGAGAGATTGTTCGTAATTCCATACGTGGGTGCAATTGAGCGGGCAACAGCCGCCATTGTCCGAACAACCCTCGAAAGCGAAAAACTTGCCGTCCTGCGTCCGGAAGCAAGTATTGGTGCGGATAATCGACGCCTGGCTGGAAACGGCGTCGAGAACCTCCTCCGGCAGCGTGCTGGTAAAGAGGGCTTCGTGGAAAAGGCGGGTTTCCTGTTCCAAACGATGCAGGTTGCGGGTTGTATACTCGACGACTTCCCAAGCGTTCTTGAATTGCGAGGCGTAATAATTGCCGACGATCTTGCCCTTTACGGCTTCTTCGCCGTTCCAATAATTTTCCCGGTTGGGAAAATGCCAGGCGATAAGAAAAGGAACCGTCGCGCTCTCGCCGGGCTGAAGCGAAAGAACAGCGCCCAGCGAACACGTATCCGTGTTGTTATTGGGGCTGGGATCGGATGGGTCTATAGGATTCAAGCGGCCATCCTCGGAAAAATCGTTCCAAAACAAACTTTGCGCGTCGAACCAGCCGCCGCGATCCCATCTAGTCGTATAAGTTACGTCTTTGTGCATAGTCGCTAGCGCCATATCTCCATATTTGGGAGAATCGGCGGCGTACTTCTGCGTCGTCATTTTCAAGCCCCGAAACGCCCCGGCGTCGGCGTACTGGTTGAGATTCTTGCCGAAGGAATCCACTCCCGCGATGTTGAGCAGAGACGCCATAACGGTCAGGTCGATTTTCTTGCGGCTTTTGTTCTTCACTTGCCAATAGAAGACGGCAACCGGCAAGCTGGAATCCTTATCGTTATTGGGGATGAAGGGATTGAAGCATTCCAGGGAAACGCTCAATGGCACTTTCTCGTCTTCCAACTCCAAACGGGCGAAAGGATAAGAGCCGAGAAATCGGGCTTTGCGAAAACGCGGCATTCCCGGCAGTTCCCCCCGGTTGAGGCCGAATCCGCCCCGAAATGGCGGCTGGATTTGCGATTCCAAAATATACGCTTTCCCCGGTTCGCCTTCTTCTTTATACCAAAGCCCGAAGAACGTATTTTCCAACGTCCGCCCTTTATGTGGCCGGTTGCAGATTTCCCAATCGCGCAGATTGCCGCGTCCGCCAAGGGAGACGGTTCCCGCCCCAATACCGCCGAGAGGAAATGCGATTTCGGATAAAAACGGTTCTTCGAAAACGCGCCAAACTTGTTTCTCCTTCGTTTTGCGGCGGCGTTCGGAAACTTTAGCATAAGCGCTTTGCCCAAATAAGCCGAAAAAAGGCGCGGCGGACAGCATCTTTAAAACTTCGCGTCTCTGCAATTCCATTTTTTTATCCTCCCCCGTATGCGACGGATTTTGGTCTATTGAAACATACGATACCGCAGAGTTCAACGCTGACAAATCAAAAAGAGCAATAGGAGGATGAGCGGGTGGCAAAGGCATGGCGAAACCTGTCTTTGATCTTTTCTCATTAACGCGGGTAAAACAGGCGTCCCGCCTGTCCACGCCCCGAATGTTTCTACTGTCCCCATTAGACGCCAAACCCTAAGTTTTCCCCGCAACAGATGGCGATCGATCTTGTAGTTTTGACTAAAAAAAGGTAATTTGTGTTGTTCGATCCGCTCAAAAGAGAAGGCCATACGGCCTAGGATCGGAGGAAAGTGCGGGATTCGTCCCATCGTAATATTTTATAAATTTATGTAAAAAGGAGTAATGATTATGGCGCAAGCGTGCTTCCATCCTAGCGTCGAAGGCGCTCAACATGGCGCAAAAGGCCTGGAGGGCTTTCTTGATTTCGCCAAAAAATCCGGCGCGGCGGGCGCTCAACCGTCGAATTTCATGCTGGATGGCAAAAGCGCCGCGGAAATCAAGACGGCTTTCCAATCCCGAGGCTTATCGATCGACGGCATCTCCATGCACTGCCCCTTCTGGGTGCATACTACCGCCTGGACGGGGAGTCCCACCATCCGCCCTTTCATCCCATCCGACGTGGCGAAAAAATCTTCCCAAGAGATCGAACAATGGGCGGAAGATTATTTGCTGAAGAAATTCGATCTCGCCGTGGAATTGGGCGTTAAGATTATTCCAATGTTTTGGGGCGTCGTCTTCGGTTGGGAATTGGCTTCCGGCTATCCATGGGGATTCTGGGCTGGTGGCGATTTCGATTTTCTAAAAGAAGGCAAAGATCGCTTCGTCAAAAAAACGGCCAAGTTGCGCGAACGCGCCAAATCGCTGGGACTCTATTTCGCCCATGAAATCCACCCCGGCACGGCGGCCATGTGCGCCGACGATTTCAATATGCTGGTGGATATCTGCGACGGCGACAACTGCCTGACCGTCAACGTTGATCCCTCCCATTGCTGGGAAGGCGAAAGTTGGGAAACGCGCTTCCTGAAAGTGGCGGATCGCTGCTACGGCTGCCAT
This genomic interval carries:
- a CDS encoding GH116 family glycosyl-hydrolase — its product is MELQRREVLKMLSAAPFFGLFGQSAYAKVSERRRKTKEKQVWRVFEEPFLSEIAFPLGGIGAGTVSLGGRGNLRDWEICNRPHKGRTLENTFFGLWYKEEGEPGKAYILESQIQPPFRGGFGLNRGELPGMPRFRKARFLGSYPFARLELEDEKVPLSVSLECFNPFIPNNDKDSSLPVAVFYWQVKNKSRKKIDLTVMASLLNIAGVDSFGKNLNQYADAGAFRGLKMTTQKYAADSPKYGDMALATMHKDVTYTTRWDRGGWFDAQSLFWNDFSEDGRLNPIDPSDPSPNNNTDTCSLGAVLSLQPGESATVPFLIAWHFPNRENYWNGEEAVKGKIVGNYYASQFKNAWEVVEYTTRNLHRLEQETRLFHEALFTSTLPEEVLDAVSSQASIIRTNTCFRTQDGKFFAFEGCSDNGGCCPLNCTHVWNYEQSLAHLFPKLEQTMRDTDFCFNTDEEGRMVFRTHIPLGLTKWDFPHPAADGQMGCIVKLYREWRLSGDVDFLKKMWPGAKRALEYAWKKWDPEKSGVMTEQQHNTYDIEFYGSNPMMGAIYLAALRAGEEMARALGDDAAADEYRKVFEKGRVRLERETWNGEYFIQVYDPNQHTKYQLGDGCLSDQLLGQWMAHVVDLGYLLPEDKVKSAIQAIYRSNFKETFTEHYNPQRIYALGDEAGLLLCSWPRGNRPALPFVYSDEVWTGIEYQVAAHLIYEGFIEEGLNIVRAVRNRYDGERRNPWNEVECGHHYARAMASWSVLTALSGFQFSAPQKGIAFTPVINQKKFSCFWSAGPGWGTYEQKSSSSRLQAKVNVLYGLLTLQTVSLPAPKTRKNTLKAEAAMGSKSWETTAAIEAGKAILSLPEPVDIPSGAALEIRLKA
- a CDS encoding TIM barrel protein, whose translation is MAQACFHPSVEGAQHGAKGLEGFLDFAKKSGAAGAQPSNFMLDGKSAAEIKTAFQSRGLSIDGISMHCPFWVHTTAWTGSPTIRPFIPSDVAKKSSQEIEQWAEDYLLKKFDLAVELGVKIIPMFWGVVFGWELASGYPWGFWAGGDFDFLKEGKDRFVKKTAKLRERAKSLGLYFAHEIHPGTAAMCADDFNMLVDICDGDNCLTVNVDPSHCWEGESWETRFLKVADRCYGCHIKNHVVRPGFPLRSMQPNWPLRGMQFTDLPSGDINMFRFVELMIQIGYPKNYCRAMGTQTAPMIVEAESAHVDLDACSGGGIKFVKENLCFSVASGSFEDGMGDKA